From the Selenomonas timonae genome, one window contains:
- a CDS encoding SIR2 family NAD-dependent protein deacylase → MNESIAKLKNALASVECILIGAGAGLSTAAGYDYAGARFLKYFSDFHARFGIEDIYSGGFYPFPSREMFWAWWSRSIYINRYAPLPGDVYGNLLHLVAGRDYFVLTTNVDHAFQRVGFEKERLFYTQGDFGLFQSSTPHGASARKTYDNEEMVRAMLTAQGFTFDEDGTLLLPTDGAPAMEIPTALIPYCPDDGAEMTTNLRADASFVEDAGWDAAAARYTDFLAHTERKRTLLLELGVGMNTPGIIKYPFWRMTASRTDVTLASVSLGTAFVPDEIAAQSIVIDADIAEVLRLMA, encoded by the coding sequence ATGAACGAATCCATTGCAAAACTAAAAAATGCCCTCGCATCTGTCGAGTGCATCCTGATCGGCGCGGGGGCGGGACTATCAACGGCAGCAGGATATGACTATGCAGGGGCACGTTTTCTGAAATACTTTTCGGATTTTCACGCGCGCTTCGGCATCGAGGATATCTACAGCGGTGGATTCTATCCGTTCCCGTCGCGTGAGATGTTCTGGGCGTGGTGGAGCAGGAGCATCTACATCAACCGCTATGCGCCGCTGCCGGGTGATGTGTATGGGAATCTCCTGCATCTGGTCGCAGGGCGGGACTACTTCGTACTGACGACGAACGTCGATCACGCCTTTCAGCGGGTGGGTTTTGAGAAGGAGCGGCTCTTCTATACGCAGGGCGATTTCGGCCTCTTTCAGAGCAGTACACCGCATGGGGCTTCTGCGCGGAAGACCTACGATAACGAGGAAATGGTGCGCGCCATGCTCACGGCGCAGGGGTTCACGTTCGATGAGGATGGAACGCTGCTTCTGCCGACGGACGGCGCGCCCGCGATGGAGATCCCGACGGCGCTCATCCCATACTGTCCCGACGACGGCGCGGAGATGACGACGAACCTGCGTGCGGACGCGAGCTTTGTCGAGGATGCGGGCTGGGATGCTGCGGCTGCGCGCTACACGGACTTCCTCGCGCATACGGAGAGGAAGCGGACGCTCCTCCTCGAGCTCGGCGTTGGAATGAATACGCCCGGCATCATCAAGTACCCGTTCTGGCGCATGACGGCATCGCGCACGGATGTCACGCTCGCAAGCGTAAGCCTCGGAACAGCATTCGTGCCCGACGAGATCGCCGCGCAAAGCATCGTGATCGACGCGGATATTGCAGAGGTGCTGCGATTGATGGCATAG
- a CDS encoding protein-ADP-ribose hydrolase — protein sequence MSIQKLNTLLLDEMPEYRAQAVQVGEDHAAQRGLLRALMNARPPRPISEEFLRLQDELLSAEREGRGVVDVMTLPAVPSDPRIVLWQGDITRLAADAIVNAANSALLGCFIPCHRCIDNAIHSAAGLQLRAECAALMERQGHPEETGRAKLTAGYNLPARHVLHTVGPIVAGALTDEDLALLASCYRSCLSLAAKHGLSSIAFCCISTGEFHFPNEAAAEIAVREVCAFLRENDSIERVIFNVFKDEDRAIYERLLR from the coding sequence GTGAGTATTCAAAAACTCAACACCCTACTCCTCGATGAGATGCCGGAGTACCGCGCACAGGCAGTGCAGGTGGGGGAGGATCATGCGGCACAGCGGGGTCTCCTGCGCGCGCTGATGAATGCCCGTCCGCCGCGCCCGATCTCAGAGGAGTTCCTGCGCCTGCAGGATGAGCTGCTCTCGGCGGAGCGGGAGGGGCGCGGCGTGGTGGACGTGATGACGCTCCCCGCCGTGCCCTCCGACCCGCGCATTGTCCTCTGGCAGGGTGACATCACGCGCCTTGCAGCAGATGCAATCGTGAACGCGGCGAACTCCGCGCTCCTCGGCTGCTTCATCCCGTGTCACCGCTGCATTGACAACGCAATTCACTCGGCGGCGGGCTTGCAGCTGCGTGCGGAATGTGCTGCGCTCATGGAGCGACAGGGACATCCAGAGGAGACAGGCAGGGCGAAGCTCACGGCGGGCTACAACCTCCCCGCGCGCCACGTCCTCCATACGGTCGGCCCCATCGTCGCGGGCGCGCTGACGGATGAGGATCTGGCGTTGCTCGCCTCCTGCTATCGCTCCTGTCTCTCCCTTGCGGCGAAGCACGGGCTGAGCTCCATCGCATTCTGCTGCATCTCCACAGGCGAGTTCCACTTCCCGAATGAGGCGGCGGCAGAGATCGCCGTGCGTGAGGTGTGTGCCTTCCTGCGCGAAAATGACAGCATCGAGCGCGTCATTTTCAACGTGTTCAAGGACGAGGATCGCGCGATCTACGAAAGACTTTTACGATGA
- a CDS encoding NAD(P)-dependent oxidoreductase: MKIAVVAANGKASRAIIEELIARGHAVTAFARSENKSAAKDFVQKDILDLTKVDLAGFDVVVDGFGAYTPDTLPLHTKTSQHLADLVAGTATRLYIVGGAGSLYVDPAHKVQLLDTPEFPAEFYALAKAQTDELAALRSRTDAKWVFVSPAADFQADGAKTGKYIFGGEELTLSGAGESVISYADYALGMVDLIESGAHVGERVSLVQA, encoded by the coding sequence ATGAAAATCGCAGTTGTAGCAGCAAATGGAAAGGCAAGCCGTGCGATCATCGAGGAGCTCATCGCACGCGGACATGCGGTGACGGCATTTGCACGCAGCGAGAACAAGAGCGCGGCAAAGGACTTCGTACAGAAGGACATCCTCGATCTGACGAAGGTGGATCTCGCGGGATTTGATGTGGTGGTCGATGGATTCGGCGCATATACGCCCGATACCCTGCCGCTGCACACGAAGACGAGTCAGCATCTCGCCGATCTCGTGGCGGGGACAGCGACGCGCCTCTACATCGTGGGCGGTGCGGGCAGCCTCTATGTCGATCCGGCGCACAAGGTGCAGCTGCTCGATACGCCGGAGTTCCCCGCAGAGTTCTACGCGCTCGCGAAGGCGCAGACGGATGAGCTCGCGGCGCTGCGTTCCCGCACGGATGCAAAGTGGGTCTTTGTCAGCCCTGCGGCGGATTTCCAGGCGGACGGCGCAAAGACGGGCAAGTACATCTTCGGCGGCGAGGAGCTGACGCTGAGCGGCGCGGGCGAGAGCGTTATCAGTTACGCGGACTACGCGCTCGGCATGGTCGATCTGATCGAGAGCGGGGCTCATGTGGGCGAGCGCGTGTCATTGGTGCAAGCGTGA
- the gyrB gene encoding DNA topoisomerase (ATP-hydrolyzing) subunit B — protein MAKNIDLNANEEQAEVRPLTPEEAKEAAEMADMPDLSGIAISAEEMGDEVTAVDADYGAGQIQVLEGLEAVRKRPGMYIGSTSERGLHHLVYEVVDNSIDEALAGYCDTVEVVIHKDNSITVTDNGRGIPVDMHESGMPAVEVVLTVLHAGGKFGGDGYKVSGGLHGVGVSVVNALSSTMDVEVRRDGEIHAISFARGVTQKKLHTIGTCETTGTRVHFVPDPEIFTVTTYGFETLKHRLRELAFLNHGITITLVDERGEEERRETFHFDGGIRSFVAHLNRKKETINEEPIYFNGVKDDTVVEIAMQYNDSYQENIYSFVNNINTEEGGTHLAGFKIALTRAANDFARRLNVLKDKDGNLSGEDVREGLTCVISLKVREPQFEGQTKTKLGNSEVRGIVDSIVTEGLMEYFEENPAVTKRVLDKALMASRAREAARKARELTRRKNALEVSSLPGKLADCSVKDPDQCEIYIVEGDSAGGSAKQGRDRRFQAILPLRGKILNVEKARLDKIFANAEIRTMITAFGTGIGEEFDLAKRRYSKIIIMTDADVDGAHIRTLLLTFFYRYMKPLVDHGHVYIAQPPLYQIRKDKKHFYTYSDEEQAKKLDEIGRDGVTIQRYKGLGEMNPEQLWETTMNPEGRTMLQVGAEDAEAADELFTILMGDKVEPRRQFIEENARLVRNLDI, from the coding sequence ATGGCAAAGAATATCGACCTGAATGCAAACGAGGAGCAGGCGGAGGTACGTCCGCTTACGCCGGAGGAGGCGAAGGAAGCCGCTGAGATGGCAGATATGCCCGACCTCTCGGGCATCGCCATCTCCGCCGAGGAGATGGGCGACGAGGTGACCGCTGTCGATGCCGACTACGGCGCGGGACAGATTCAGGTGCTCGAGGGACTGGAGGCGGTGCGCAAGCGTCCCGGTATGTACATCGGCTCGACATCAGAACGCGGACTGCACCACCTTGTCTATGAGGTTGTTGACAACTCCATCGACGAGGCGCTTGCGGGCTACTGCGACACAGTCGAGGTCGTCATCCACAAGGACAACAGCATCACCGTCACCGACAACGGGCGCGGCATCCCCGTCGACATGCACGAGAGCGGCATGCCCGCCGTCGAGGTCGTGCTCACCGTTCTCCACGCAGGCGGCAAGTTCGGCGGCGACGGCTATAAGGTCTCGGGCGGTCTGCATGGCGTCGGCGTCTCCGTCGTCAATGCACTCTCCTCGACGATGGATGTTGAGGTGCGCCGCGACGGAGAGATCCATGCCATCTCCTTTGCGCGCGGCGTCACGCAGAAGAAGCTGCATACGATCGGCACCTGCGAGACCACGGGTACGCGCGTCCACTTCGTCCCCGACCCCGAGATTTTCACCGTCACGACCTACGGCTTCGAGACGCTGAAGCATCGTCTGCGCGAGCTGGCGTTCCTCAACCACGGCATCACCATCACCCTTGTGGATGAGCGCGGGGAGGAGGAGCGCCGCGAGACCTTCCACTTCGACGGCGGCATCCGTTCGTTCGTTGCGCACCTGAACCGCAAGAAGGAGACGATCAACGAGGAGCCGATCTACTTCAACGGCGTAAAGGATGATACGGTCGTCGAGATCGCGATGCAGTACAACGACAGCTATCAGGAGAACATCTACAGCTTCGTCAACAACATCAACACCGAGGAGGGCGGCACGCACCTCGCGGGCTTCAAAATCGCCCTCACGCGCGCGGCGAACGACTTCGCGCGGCGGCTGAACGTGCTGAAGGACAAGGACGGCAACCTCTCGGGCGAGGATGTGCGCGAGGGTCTGACCTGCGTCATCAGCCTCAAGGTGCGCGAGCCGCAGTTCGAGGGTCAGACCAAGACGAAGCTCGGCAACTCCGAGGTGCGCGGTATCGTGGACTCCATCGTCACAGAGGGGCTGATGGAGTACTTCGAGGAGAACCCCGCCGTCACAAAGAGGGTGCTCGACAAGGCTCTCATGGCGTCCCGTGCGCGCGAGGCTGCGCGAAAGGCACGCGAGCTCACGCGTCGCAAGAACGCGCTCGAGGTATCGAGCCTCCCCGGCAAGCTCGCTGACTGCTCTGTGAAAGACCCTGACCAGTGCGAGATCTACATCGTCGAGGGCGACTCTGCGGGCGGCTCTGCAAAGCAGGGACGCGACCGCCGTTTCCAGGCGATCCTGCCGCTGCGCGGAAAAATTTTGAACGTCGAAAAGGCGCGTCTGGACAAGATCTTTGCCAACGCCGAGATTCGTACGATGATTACTGCGTTCGGCACGGGCATCGGCGAGGAGTTCGACCTCGCGAAGCGCCGCTACAGCAAGATCATCATCATGACGGATGCGGACGTGGACGGCGCACACATCCGTACGCTGCTCCTCACCTTCTTCTACCGCTACATGAAGCCGCTCGTCGATCACGGGCACGTCTACATCGCGCAGCCGCCGCTCTATCAGATCCGCAAGGACAAGAAGCATTTCTACACTTACTCCGACGAGGAGCAGGCGAAGAAACTCGACGAGATCGGACGCGACGGCGTGACGATCCAGCGCTACAAGGGTCTCGGCGAGATGAACCCCGAGCAGCTCTGGGAGACGACGATGAACCCCGAGGGGCGCACCATGCTGCAGGTCGGTGCGGAGGACGCAGAGGCGGCGGACGAGCTCTTCACCATCCTCATGGGCGACAAGGTCGAGCCGCGCCGCCAGTTCATCGAGGAAAATGCACGTCTCGTGCGGAATCTGGATATTTGA
- a CDS encoding HepT-like ribonuclease domain-containing protein has protein sequence MNLSSKDAQILQIIVQYCDDIISAIERFGATQEDFMRDRHYQHTCSMALQTIGEVAKSFSNEFITTHTEVPWRLIKGMRNFFAHTYHSSIDMTAVWDMAHDDIPPLRVYCADLLKENNCEIIRIKPIPKK, from the coding sequence ATGAATCTCAGCTCGAAAGACGCGCAGATCCTGCAAATCATCGTGCAGTACTGTGATGATATCATCAGCGCAATAGAGCGTTTTGGTGCTACACAGGAAGACTTTATGCGGGATCGTCACTATCAGCATACGTGTTCCATGGCATTGCAGACCATCGGAGAGGTGGCAAAATCCTTTTCCAATGAATTCATCACGACTCATACGGAAGTTCCGTGGAGACTTATCAAGGGAATGCGTAACTTCTTCGCACATACCTACCACAGCTCCATCGACATGACTGCAGTCTGGGACATGGCTCACGATGACATTCCGCCGCTGCGCGTATACTGTGCTGATTTGTTGAAGGAAAACAACTGCGAAATCATTCGTATAAAGCCGATTCCGAAAAAGTAG
- a CDS encoding nucleotidyltransferase family protein: MILTIDEIRTKIRPICEQYKIEKVWLFGSYARGEAREDSDVDVYAETDRSMKLLDLVAFHLDIEEALAKEVDIITRIPTEYPIFTKYIEREKVLLYESQLERRADPANHRAVL; the protein is encoded by the coding sequence ATGATTCTCACCATCGACGAAATCCGCACGAAAATCCGCCCTATTTGTGAACAATATAAGATCGAAAAAGTCTGGCTCTTCGGCTCGTATGCACGCGGCGAGGCGCGTGAGGACAGCGATGTAGATGTCTATGCGGAAACTGATCGCAGCATGAAACTGCTTGATCTGGTTGCCTTTCATCTGGATATAGAGGAAGCTCTTGCGAAAGAGGTGGATATCATCACGCGCATTCCGACAGAGTATCCGATTTTTACGAAATACATAGAGAGAGAAAAGGTACTGCTTTATGAATCTCAGCTCGAAAGACGCGCAGATCCTGCAAATCATCGTGCAGTACTGTGA
- a CDS encoding DciA family protein produces the protein MRTTLGTADTGEDVRAAIHRLGPAFERDYITHTTLSHWADIMGDMIARRVRAVAVRDGKLFLYTPDATWKNEMRMSAPEIVQCVNNYAGGRMVKEIAFARSARPEPILSEEGVDTETPAAYARAVVQTGLTDEEIARGTALAETVSDGELATRIQRAYQISRKAQRLKEQRGFASCPSCGRMVQGVCLDCRRAEERSVRREVRAILRREPWAKLADIVRRVPSCDALMLGSERADLVRQIAGESEYTAQDSENARFLTMLHRGLPPEEVTPKKIQSTFWELRNELITTREFWEEMKKRKAKKK, from the coding sequence ATGCGCACAACACTTGGCACAGCGGATACGGGCGAAGACGTGCGCGCCGCCATCCACCGCCTTGGCCCCGCCTTCGAGCGCGACTATATCACGCACACCACCCTCTCCCATTGGGCAGACATCATGGGCGACATGATCGCGCGCCGCGTCCGCGCTGTCGCCGTGCGTGACGGCAAACTCTTCCTCTATACACCCGACGCCACATGGAAGAACGAGATGCGCATGAGCGCGCCCGAGATCGTCCAGTGTGTCAACAACTACGCGGGCGGGCGCATGGTCAAGGAGATTGCCTTTGCCCGCTCTGCGCGCCCCGAACCCATTCTGAGCGAGGAGGGGGTGGATACAGAGACGCCTGCCGCCTATGCGCGCGCCGTCGTGCAGACGGGACTCACAGATGAGGAGATTGCACGCGGTACAGCGCTCGCGGAGACGGTCAGTGACGGCGAACTCGCAACGCGCATTCAGCGTGCCTATCAGATCTCGCGCAAGGCACAGCGCCTCAAGGAGCAGCGCGGGTTCGCCTCCTGTCCCTCTTGCGGACGCATGGTGCAGGGCGTCTGCCTCGACTGCCGGCGCGCAGAGGAGCGGAGCGTGCGCCGCGAGGTACGTGCCATCCTCCGACGTGAACCGTGGGCAAAGCTCGCCGACATCGTGCGCCGCGTCCCATCCTGTGATGCCCTTATGCTCGGCAGCGAGCGCGCCGACCTCGTCCGTCAGATCGCGGGCGAGAGCGAGTACACCGCACAGGACAGCGAGAACGCACGCTTTCTCACCATGCTCCATCGCGGACTCCCACCCGAAGAGGTCACGCCGAAAAAAATTCAAAGCACCTTCTGGGAACTCAGGAACGAACTCATCACCACGCGTGAGTTCTGGGAAGAGATGAAGAAGCGCAAGGCGAAAAAGAAATAA
- the recF gene encoding DNA replication/repair protein RecF (All proteins in this family for which functions are known are DNA-binding proteins that assist the filamentation of RecA onto DNA for the initiation of recombination or recombinational repair.) encodes MRITSLQLRSYRNYDELHLDFDAGVQIFLGANAQGKTNIIEALYYAAFGRSHRTSSDAELIRMGTDGAHIALSFLRHDVPAELSFTFRRGMRRRIEYAGEHLKQRELVGILPMVLFSPEDLFLVKGAPALRRRYLDAELSQASPAYYGELLRYTHILRQRGALLKDIRERLIPPDALLPWDAQLAKSAAYIVTRRIAATEQLGALSARVQAVLAAGEELALSYEIAHAPAELTRDKDGMTERLELWYNEMLHDGRTRDIARATTGIGPHLDDIVLSTSGMSLRSYGSQGQQRTGALALKLAELFYLREHVGEAPILLLDDVMSELDAARRSALLSFIESEQIQTFITATDAAYFPSERMGTYRYVEAGRVREE; translated from the coding sequence ATGCGAATTACATCGTTACAACTGCGTTCCTACCGTAACTATGATGAACTGCACCTCGACTTCGATGCGGGTGTGCAGATCTTTCTCGGTGCGAACGCGCAGGGCAAGACGAATATCATCGAGGCGCTCTACTATGCCGCCTTTGGACGCTCCCATCGCACCTCGAGCGATGCGGAGCTTATTCGCATGGGTACGGACGGAGCGCATATCGCGCTCTCCTTTCTGCGGCACGATGTTCCTGCGGAGCTTTCCTTTACCTTTCGGCGCGGCATGCGGCGGCGCATCGAGTACGCGGGGGAGCATCTGAAACAGCGCGAATTGGTCGGCATCCTGCCAATGGTGCTCTTTTCCCCCGAGGATCTCTTCCTCGTCAAGGGCGCGCCTGCACTGCGTCGTCGCTATCTGGATGCCGAGCTCTCTCAGGCAAGCCCCGCCTACTACGGCGAGCTCCTGCGCTATACGCACATCCTGCGCCAGCGCGGAGCTCTCCTGAAGGACATTCGCGAGCGGCTTATCCCGCCCGATGCACTTCTCCCGTGGGACGCACAGCTCGCAAAGAGTGCGGCGTACATCGTCACGCGCCGCATCGCAGCAACGGAGCAGCTCGGTGCGCTCTCCGCGCGCGTGCAGGCGGTGCTTGCGGCGGGCGAGGAGCTCGCGCTCTCCTATGAGATCGCGCATGCGCCTGCAGAACTCACGCGTGATAAAGATGGCATGACAGAACGCCTCGAACTATGGTATAATGAGATGTTGCATGATGGGCGTACGCGCGACATTGCACGCGCCACAACGGGGATAGGGCCGCATCTCGACGATATCGTCCTCAGCACCTCCGGCATGAGCCTCAGGAGCTACGGCTCGCAGGGACAGCAGCGCACGGGCGCGCTCGCGCTGAAGCTCGCCGAGCTCTTCTACCTGCGCGAGCACGTCGGCGAGGCACCCATCCTACTGCTTGACGATGTGATGAGCGAGTTGGATGCCGCACGCAGGTCTGCGCTCCTCTCCTTCATCGAGAGCGAGCAGATCCAAACATTCATCACCGCAACCGACGCGGCATATTTCCCCAGTGAGCGCATGGGCACGTACCGCTATGTGGAGGCGGGACGGGTGAGGGAAGAGTAG
- a CDS encoding RNA-binding S4 domain-containing protein, with translation MTDIEIHTENIQLDQFLKLAGAVPSGGVVKELIAEGAILRNGEVETARRRKLVQGDIITVDGTDIYRVTRA, from the coding sequence TTGACAGACATCGAGATTCACACTGAGAATATCCAGCTCGACCAATTCCTAAAGCTCGCGGGCGCTGTACCAAGCGGCGGCGTCGTAAAGGAACTCATTGCAGAGGGAGCTATCCTGCGCAATGGGGAGGTCGAGACTGCACGCCGCCGTAAACTTGTCCAAGGTGACATCATTACAGTAGATGGTACAGATATTTACCGTGTTACGCGTGCGTAA
- the dnaN gene encoding DNA polymerase III subunit beta, with protein MNITLAKSDLISALQIVSKGLSTKPQTPILSGIYMTAKEGQLELQSTNYELGFIVTIPAEIHTIGTAVLPGKYLTEFARKLPAEEVSIDTGSSDGLAVIRSGSARFTLRTMEVSDFPVLHRMEGTLQFTIKDRTLARLVKKSTFACLREEQRDRRPIFTGCQLEVEGKEVTFAATNVHRLAVKSELLEEDAGQIRIIIPAKFLEEVTRTITGDVPTDIHVTCSYNQISMSSGSIYMTSRLIEGAFPDYRRVIPQEENIRTRVTLDAATFASAVERASLIARTDQYNIVKLAFEQGLMRISSNSPEIGEAEETIAAEVTGDDVTIAFNASYLMDAVKSLDSDTFILSLQGANAQGMNLSPITIREEADPNYIYVVTPVRTH; from the coding sequence ATGAACATCACGCTTGCAAAGAGCGATCTGATCTCCGCGCTGCAAATTGTCAGCAAGGGACTCTCCACCAAGCCGCAGACCCCAATCCTCTCAGGCATCTACATGACAGCAAAGGAAGGACAGCTCGAACTCCAATCCACAAACTACGAGCTCGGCTTCATCGTCACCATCCCCGCCGAGATCCACACCATCGGCACCGCAGTCCTCCCCGGCAAATACCTCACAGAATTCGCACGCAAACTGCCCGCAGAGGAAGTCTCCATCGACACAGGCAGCTCTGACGGACTTGCCGTCATCCGCTCCGGCAGCGCACGCTTCACCCTCCGTACAATGGAGGTTAGTGACTTCCCAGTCCTACACCGTATGGAAGGAACACTGCAGTTTACTATCAAAGACCGTACGCTCGCGCGCCTTGTCAAGAAATCAACCTTCGCCTGCCTGCGCGAGGAGCAGCGTGACCGCCGTCCCATCTTCACGGGCTGCCAGCTCGAAGTCGAGGGCAAGGAAGTCACATTTGCCGCCACGAACGTCCACCGTCTCGCCGTCAAGAGCGAGCTGCTCGAAGAGGATGCAGGGCAGATCCGCATCATCATCCCTGCGAAATTCCTCGAGGAGGTCACGCGTACCATCACGGGCGACGTACCGACCGACATCCACGTCACCTGCTCCTATAACCAGATCAGCATGTCATCCGGCAGCATCTACATGACATCACGCCTCATCGAGGGCGCATTCCCGGACTACCGCCGCGTCATCCCGCAGGAGGAGAACATCCGCACGCGCGTCACACTCGACGCTGCTACCTTTGCCTCGGCGGTCGAACGCGCCTCGCTTATCGCACGCACCGATCAGTATAACATCGTCAAACTCGCATTCGAGCAGGGGCTCATGCGCATCTCCTCGAACAGCCCCGAGATCGGCGAGGCAGAGGAGACCATCGCCGCAGAGGTTACGGGCGATGATGTGACGATTGCATTCAACGCCTCCTATCTCATGGATGCTGTGAAGTCCCTCGACAGCGATACCTTCATCCTCTCGTTGCAGGGGGCGAACGCACAGGGCATGAACCTCTCGCCGATCACGATCCGTGAGGAAGCCGATCCAAACTATATCTACGTTGTAACGCCTGTGAGGACACATTGA
- the dnaA gene encoding chromosomal replication initiator protein DnaA: MSVEQTAALAQEWQKVLEKTVGIIHEDAVKKWIAPMIPVALENKELILAVDTIFTKQYIEQRYLVLLGDAVQQALGAGYTFKIIVDPAIADAQKEPSAQKEAPAEKTETAEAEEESAPTQGSLPLASEGTHAPAPDDATTLNSKYTFDAFVMGRSNQFPYAMAKAVADAPGLPAHNPLFIYGGVGLGKTHLMHAVGHKILADHPEKRVLYIASMDFTNEFIRSIREKSMDAFREKYYNIDMLLIDDIQFFAGQEQTQTEFFQTFNKLRDSGKQIILTSDRQPQDVKDLEDRLISRFAGGAVVDIQPPEFETRVAILQKKAQTEQVDIPEDVVTYIASRVDSNIRELEGALTRLIKYASMMRMPIDETTCVAALGNYLHGEKGRRITMEMIERIVCTHFKVTSEDIRSTKRSNDIAYPRQIAMFLCHELTEVSWPTIGGFFNRDHSTVIHAHKKIQNLTESDGATKALIESLTIQIKGI; the protein is encoded by the coding sequence ATGTCCGTAGAACAGACCGCCGCCCTCGCGCAGGAATGGCAGAAGGTACTTGAAAAGACCGTAGGTATCATCCACGAGGATGCCGTGAAGAAGTGGATCGCGCCCATGATCCCCGTCGCTCTCGAAAACAAGGAGCTCATTCTCGCCGTAGATACCATCTTCACGAAACAGTACATCGAGCAGCGCTACCTCGTCCTGCTCGGCGATGCCGTACAGCAGGCGCTCGGCGCAGGCTATACATTCAAGATCATCGTCGACCCCGCGATCGCCGACGCACAGAAAGAACCATCCGCACAAAAGGAAGCGCCCGCAGAAAAAACCGAAACCGCAGAGGCAGAGGAGGAGAGCGCACCTACACAGGGCAGCCTCCCGCTCGCATCGGAGGGGACGCATGCGCCCGCACCCGACGACGCGACAACGCTGAATTCGAAATACACCTTCGATGCCTTCGTTATGGGACGCTCGAACCAATTCCCATACGCAATGGCAAAGGCGGTCGCAGACGCGCCGGGACTGCCCGCGCACAACCCGCTCTTCATATACGGCGGCGTGGGACTCGGCAAGACCCATCTCATGCACGCAGTCGGACACAAGATTCTCGCAGACCATCCCGAGAAGCGCGTCCTCTACATCGCGAGCATGGACTTCACGAACGAATTCATCCGCTCCATCCGCGAGAAGAGCATGGACGCATTCCGTGAGAAATACTACAACATCGACATGCTGCTGATCGACGATATCCAATTCTTCGCGGGGCAGGAGCAGACGCAGACCGAGTTCTTCCAGACATTCAACAAGCTGCGCGACAGCGGCAAGCAGATCATCCTGACCTCTGATCGACAGCCACAGGACGTTAAGGATCTCGAGGATCGCCTCATCTCGCGCTTTGCGGGCGGCGCAGTCGTGGACATCCAGCCGCCGGAGTTCGAGACGCGCGTTGCGATCCTCCAAAAGAAGGCGCAGACCGAACAGGTCGACATCCCCGAGGATGTTGTGACCTATATCGCAAGCCGCGTCGACAGCAACATCCGTGAACTTGAGGGTGCGCTCACGCGTCTCATCAAATACGCCTCGATGATGCGCATGCCGATCGACGAGACCACCTGCGTCGCCGCACTCGGCAACTATCTGCACGGCGAGAAGGGGCGCCGCATCACAATGGAGATGATCGAACGCATCGTCTGCACCCACTTCAAAGTAACGAGCGAGGACATCCGCTCGACCAAACGCAGCAATGACATCGCCTACCCGCGTCAGATTGCAATGTTCCTCTGCCACGAGCTGACCGAGGTCTCGTGGCCAACCATCGGCGGCTTCTTCAACCGCGATCACTCGACCGTCATCCACGCGCACAAAAAGATCCAGAACCTCACGGAGTCCGACGGCGCCACCAAGGCGCTGATCGAGTCGCTCACCATCCAGATCAAGGGGATCTAG
- the rpmH gene encoding 50S ribosomal protein L34, whose protein sequence is MKRTFQPNNHWRKKTHGFRERMKTKGGRLVLKRRRQRGRKKLSA, encoded by the coding sequence GTGAAGAGAACATTTCAGCCCAACAATCATTGGAGAAAGAAGACACATGGTTTCCGTGAGCGCATGAAGACGAAAGGCGGCCGCCTCGTATTGAAGAGAAGGCGTCAGCGCGGACGAAAGAAGCTGTCGGCGTAA